A single window of Malus sylvestris chromosome 5, drMalSylv7.2, whole genome shotgun sequence DNA harbors:
- the LOC126621286 gene encoding disease resistance protein RUN1-like isoform X1 encodes MELIGFIQVFNIIIIAIGTLLYMCCRPFSSSSSATDSAVVDSAAVADDDDADIPPCQEKYDVFISFRGEDTRRTFTSHLHAALLAKKITTYIDDKLKRGDEIKPALRKAIEESELSVIIFSKDYASSAWCLDELVHILECKEKHGQLVIPIFYDTLPSDLRKQRGSYALDLLEQRFENNIDKVRKWRDALTNAANISGFDSKNYGTDADLVKKVVEDILTKLCHESSCDLEGLVGIESRIEQIESLLGIHSQDACISVGIWGMGGIGKTTLAEAVFNRLSSKFEACCFLRNVREREQKDGLEHLQNTLLSHILKEEGLSIGSTFVRDRLSRTKVLIVLDDVRDSMQMEGLAGNRLRFGNGSRIIITSRNKGTLRQTVEKDKIYEVGRLNPDDALQLFCSRAFKNTRITDYKGLAEKVMHIAGGIPLALILLRSSFLNCKSKADLEDELDKLKQFPNENIQRVLRLSYDGLRRNEKEIFLDIACFHKGHGVDEVKQLLDVRGFSATVGIRILSDMSLISIGSRWGRETIEMHDLLEEMGRTIVQEQCIEDPSKRSRLFNDKDVYHVLKSNKETSNVEAIFLNYYNIAERPLKRIDFKLMSNLRLLIVDGGYKINASLDLPDSLRYLYWPRYPMKSLPSNFCPENLVELHMPNSKVKKLWKEDQRLVNLKVIDLSRSTNLTEVPSLSGSLKIVNINLCGCESLVEIHGCFQHLDKLTRLDLGDSISLNYLPKMPRNIKYLDLEGSGIKELPESVWSNENISYLNIGYCYYLEKLPSNSCKLKVSGSFDLYGCISLREFSELPRDITKLSLVRCSSLVSLPINIWKLKYLKELNLVGCSELEHFPEILEPMKHLVSLRLEGTAVQKLPSSFGNLIGLQTLDLSGCKHLKVVPTSIYRLTKLQRLNFNACRELEKLPYSSVGFLSLEKLNLSNSGILEIPDGLVCSTALKYLGLSGTKIRSIPASIKQASRLSTLNINNCKWLQSLPELPVQCNVEAEGCTALMRVASSRNKTEKQARLLLF; translated from the exons ATGGAGTTGATTGGGTtcattcaagttttcaacatcatcatcatcgcCATCGGGACGCTGTTGTACATGTGCTGCAGACCattttcttcttcgtcttctgcGACTGATTCTGCTGTTGTTGATTCTGCTGCTGTTGCTGATGATGACGATGCTGATATCCCCCCATGTCAAGAAAAGTATGATGTGTTTATCAGCTTCAGAGGTGAGGACACCCGCCGTACTTTTACCAGCCATCTTCACGCTGCCTTACTTGCGAAAAAAATCACAACCTACATTGATGACAAGCTTAAGAGAGGAGATGAAATCAAACCTGCCCTTCGAAAAGCAATCGAGGAATCCGAGCTTTCGGTGATCATTTTCTCAAAAGACTACGCTTCCTCCGCTTGGTGTTTGGATGAGCTTGTGCATATCCTAGAATGCAAGGAAAAACATGGCCAGTTGGTTATACCCATTTTTTACGACACCCTTCCATCGGATTTACGAAAACAACGGGGGAGTTATGCACTTGATCTACTTGAACAACGTTTTGAGAACAATATCGACAAGGTGCGCAAGTGGAGGGatgctttgacaaatgcagcaAATATATCTGGCTTTGATTCAAAAAATTATGG GACGGATGCTGATTTGGTTAAGAAAGTTGTAGAGGATATTTTGACCAAATTGTGTCACGAATCATCATGCGATTTAGAGGGCCTGGTTGGAATTGAAAGCCGCATCGAGCAAATTGAATCGCTATTAGGCATTCATTCACAGGACGCTTGCATCAGTGTGGGTATTTGGGGAATGGGTGGTATTGGCAAGACCACCCTTGCTGAAGCCGTATTTAACAGACTCTCTTCTAAATTCGAAGCCTGTTGTTTTCTTAGAAATGTTAGGGAAAGAGAACAAAAAGATGGGCTAGAACACTTGCAAAATACACTTCTCAGTCATATATTAAAGGAAGAAGGTCTATCCATAGGATCAACTTTTGTTCGGGATAGGCTTAGCCGTACAAAGGtcctcattgttcttgatgatgtgCGTGATTCAATGCAAATGGAAGGTTTAGCTGGCAATCGTCTTCGGTTTGGCAATGGAAGTAGAATCATCATCACAAGTAGAAATAAGGGCACACTTAGGCAAACCGTTGAAAAGGATAAAATCTATGAGGTTGGGAGATTAAATCCAGATGACGCTCTTCAGCTCTTCTGTTCGCGTGCTTTCAAGAATACTCGTATAACAGATTATAAGGGGTTGGCAGAAAAGGTGATGCATATTGCCGGAGGCATTCCTTTAGCTCTTATACTTCTGAGGTCCTCATTCCTAAATTGCAAGAGCAAAGCAGACTTGGAAGATGAATTGGACAAATTGAAACAATTTCCTAATGAAAATATCCAGAGAGTGTTGAGACTAAGTTATGATGGATTGAGAAGAAATGAGAAGGAGATATTTTTGGATATAGCATGTTTTCATAAAGGGCATGGTGTGGATGAGGTAAAACAATTGTTAGATGTTCGTGGATTCTCTGCGACGGTCGGAATTAGAATTCTCAGTGATATGTCTCTCATATCAATTGGTTCAAGATGGGGACGAGAAACCATAGAGATGCATGATCTGCTTGAAGAAATGGGAAGGACAATTGTTCAGGAACAATGTATTGAAGATCCCAGTAAGCGGAGTAGGTTATTCAACGATAAGGATGTTTATCATGTATTGAAAAGTAACAAG GAAACTTCAAATGTTGAAGCCATATTCCTTAATTATTATAACATTGCAGAGCGACCATTGAAACGTATAGACTTCAAACTGATGTCTAACCTAAGATTGCTAATTGTGGATGGTGGCTACAAGATCAATGCTTCTCTAGACCTTCCCGATTCTCTTCGTTATCTTTACTGGCCTAGATATCCAATGAAATCTTTGCCGTCAAATTTTTGTCCGGAAAATCTAGTTGAGCTTCACATGCCCAATAGCAAAGTTAAGAAGCTTTGGAAAGAAGACCag AGACTTGTCAACTTAAAAGTGATCGATCTGTCGCGCTCTACAAATCTAACTGAAGTTCCAAGTCTTTCTGGGAGTCTAAAAATTGTGAACATAAATCTCTGTGGCTGTGAAAGTTTGGTTGAAATTCATGGGTGTTTTCAACATCTTGACAAGCTTACTCGTCTTGATCTTGGAGACTCGATCAGTCTCAATTATCTTCCAAAGATGCCAAGAAATATTAAATACTTGGATTTAGAAGGCAGTGGTATAAAGGAGTTGCCTGAATCAGTGTGGTCTAATGAAAATATTTCTTACTTGAATATAGGTTATTGCTATTACCTTGAGAAACTTCCAAGCAACAGTTGTAAGCTGAAAGTATCTGGTAGTTTTGATCTATATGGCTGCATATCTCTTCGCGAGTTTTCTGAGCTTCCCAGGGATATAACTAAGTTATCATTGGTTCGTTGCAGCAGTCTTGTGAGTCTACCAATCAACATTTGGAAGTTGAAATATCTCAAGGAACTCAATCTCGTTGGGTGCTCTGAACTTGAACATTTCCCAGAGATCTTGGAGCCAATGAAACATTTGGTGTCTCTTCGTTTGGAAGGGACGGCTGTACAAAAGCTTCCTTCGTCATTTGGAAATCTAATTGGGCTTCAAACTTTAGACCTTAGTGGCTGCAAGCACCTTAAGGTTGTCCCAACAAGTATCTACCGTTTAACCAAACTTCAACGTCTCAACTTTAATGCCTGTCGGGAACTTGAAAAATTGCCTTACAGCTCTGTCGGTTTTCTCTCTTTAGAGAAACTAAATCTCAGCAACAGCGGTATATTGGAAATCCCTGATGGTCTCGTTTGCTCAACCGCATTGAAATATTTGGGTCTGTCTGGAACCAAGATTAGGAGCATACCTGCAAGCATCAAACAAGCTTCTCGATTGTCTACACTCAACATAAACAACTGCAAGTGGCTTCAATCTTTGCCAGAACTCCCAGTGCAATGTAATGTTGAAGCTGAAGGCTGCACGGCGCTGATGAGAGTGGCAAGTTCAAGAAATAAGACTGAAAAACAGGCAAGGctcttattattttag
- the LOC126621319 gene encoding uncharacterized protein LOC126621319, which produces MASAQKQSANVDLFDAYFRRADLDPDGRISGNEAVAFFQGSGLPKLVLAQQPILGPGAWHMATPAGGRPLKPVAPSHAEEKQQANQQKPRVPELEKHLVNQLST; this is translated from the exons ATGGCGTCGGCGCAGAAACAATCGGCGAATGTGGATCTCTTCGATGCGTATTTCCGACGAGCCGATTTGGACCCCGATGGCCGGATTAGTGGCAATGAAGCCGTCGCTTTCTTCCAGGGCTCCGGTCTCCCCAAACTGGTCCTTGCGCAg CAACCGATCCTTGGTCCTGGTGCTTGGCACATGGCAACCCCAGCTGGAGGAAGGCCACTGAAGCCAGTTGCTCCTTCTCATGCTGAGGAAAAGCAGCAGGCCAATCAGCAGAAACCTAGAGTACCAGAATTGGAGAAACATCTTGTAAATCAACTGAGTACATAG
- the LOC126621286 gene encoding disease resistance protein RUN1-like isoform X2 has product MELIGFIQVFNIIIIAIGTLLYMCCRPFSSSSSATDSAVVDSAAVADDDDADIPPCQEKYDVFISFRGEDTRRTFTSHLHAALLAKKITTYIDDKLKRGDEIKPALRKAIEESELSVIIFSKDYASSAWCLDELVHILECKEKHGQLVIPIFYDTLPSDLRKQRGSYALDLLEQRFENNIDKVRKWRDALTNAANISGFDSKNYGTDADLVKKVVEDILTKLCHESSCDLEGLVGIESRIEQIESLLGIHSQDACISVGIWGMGGIGKTTLAEAVFNRLSSKFEACCFLRNVREREQKDGLEHLQNTLLSHILKEEGLSIGSTFVRDRLSRTKVLIVLDDVRDSMQMEGLAGNRLRFGNGSRIIITSRNKGTLRQTVEKDKIYEVGRLNPDDALQLFCSRAFKNTRITDYKGLAEKVMHIAGGIPLALILLRSSFLNCKSKADLEDELDKLKQFPNENIQRVLRLSYDGLRRNEKEIFLDIACFHKGHGVDEVKQLLDVRGFSATVGIRILSDMSLISIGSRWGRETIEMHDLLEEMGRTIVQEQCIEDPSKRSRLFNDKDVYHVLKSNKETSNVEAIFLNYYNIAERPLKRIDFKLMSNLRLLIVDGGYKINASLDLPDSLRYLYWPRYPMKSLPSNFCPENLVELHMPNSKVKKLWKEDQRLVNLKVIDLSRSTNLTEVPSLSGSLKIVNINLCGCESLVEIHGCFQHLDKLTRLDLGDSISLNYLPKMPRNIKYLDLEGSGIKELPESVWSNENISYLNIGYCYYLEKLPSNSCKLKVSGSFDLYGCISLREFSELPRDITKLSLVRCSSLVSLPINIWKLKYLKELNLVGCSELEHFPEILEPMKHLVSLRLEGTAVQKLPSSFGNLIGLQTLDLSGCKHLKVVPTSIYRLTKLQRLNFNACRELEKLPYSYTGFRSLEELDLSDSGILEIPNGLVCSTSLKRIYLSGTKIRSIPASIKRASRLSELNLVGCKQLQSLPELQMLCNVRAQGCKALKTQASSRTALTCPCKK; this is encoded by the exons ATGGAGTTGATTGGGTtcattcaagttttcaacatcatcatcatcgcCATCGGGACGCTGTTGTACATGTGCTGCAGACCattttcttcttcgtcttctgcGACTGATTCTGCTGTTGTTGATTCTGCTGCTGTTGCTGATGATGACGATGCTGATATCCCCCCATGTCAAGAAAAGTATGATGTGTTTATCAGCTTCAGAGGTGAGGACACCCGCCGTACTTTTACCAGCCATCTTCACGCTGCCTTACTTGCGAAAAAAATCACAACCTACATTGATGACAAGCTTAAGAGAGGAGATGAAATCAAACCTGCCCTTCGAAAAGCAATCGAGGAATCCGAGCTTTCGGTGATCATTTTCTCAAAAGACTACGCTTCCTCCGCTTGGTGTTTGGATGAGCTTGTGCATATCCTAGAATGCAAGGAAAAACATGGCCAGTTGGTTATACCCATTTTTTACGACACCCTTCCATCGGATTTACGAAAACAACGGGGGAGTTATGCACTTGATCTACTTGAACAACGTTTTGAGAACAATATCGACAAGGTGCGCAAGTGGAGGGatgctttgacaaatgcagcaAATATATCTGGCTTTGATTCAAAAAATTATGG GACGGATGCTGATTTGGTTAAGAAAGTTGTAGAGGATATTTTGACCAAATTGTGTCACGAATCATCATGCGATTTAGAGGGCCTGGTTGGAATTGAAAGCCGCATCGAGCAAATTGAATCGCTATTAGGCATTCATTCACAGGACGCTTGCATCAGTGTGGGTATTTGGGGAATGGGTGGTATTGGCAAGACCACCCTTGCTGAAGCCGTATTTAACAGACTCTCTTCTAAATTCGAAGCCTGTTGTTTTCTTAGAAATGTTAGGGAAAGAGAACAAAAAGATGGGCTAGAACACTTGCAAAATACACTTCTCAGTCATATATTAAAGGAAGAAGGTCTATCCATAGGATCAACTTTTGTTCGGGATAGGCTTAGCCGTACAAAGGtcctcattgttcttgatgatgtgCGTGATTCAATGCAAATGGAAGGTTTAGCTGGCAATCGTCTTCGGTTTGGCAATGGAAGTAGAATCATCATCACAAGTAGAAATAAGGGCACACTTAGGCAAACCGTTGAAAAGGATAAAATCTATGAGGTTGGGAGATTAAATCCAGATGACGCTCTTCAGCTCTTCTGTTCGCGTGCTTTCAAGAATACTCGTATAACAGATTATAAGGGGTTGGCAGAAAAGGTGATGCATATTGCCGGAGGCATTCCTTTAGCTCTTATACTTCTGAGGTCCTCATTCCTAAATTGCAAGAGCAAAGCAGACTTGGAAGATGAATTGGACAAATTGAAACAATTTCCTAATGAAAATATCCAGAGAGTGTTGAGACTAAGTTATGATGGATTGAGAAGAAATGAGAAGGAGATATTTTTGGATATAGCATGTTTTCATAAAGGGCATGGTGTGGATGAGGTAAAACAATTGTTAGATGTTCGTGGATTCTCTGCGACGGTCGGAATTAGAATTCTCAGTGATATGTCTCTCATATCAATTGGTTCAAGATGGGGACGAGAAACCATAGAGATGCATGATCTGCTTGAAGAAATGGGAAGGACAATTGTTCAGGAACAATGTATTGAAGATCCCAGTAAGCGGAGTAGGTTATTCAACGATAAGGATGTTTATCATGTATTGAAAAGTAACAAG GAAACTTCAAATGTTGAAGCCATATTCCTTAATTATTATAACATTGCAGAGCGACCATTGAAACGTATAGACTTCAAACTGATGTCTAACCTAAGATTGCTAATTGTGGATGGTGGCTACAAGATCAATGCTTCTCTAGACCTTCCCGATTCTCTTCGTTATCTTTACTGGCCTAGATATCCAATGAAATCTTTGCCGTCAAATTTTTGTCCGGAAAATCTAGTTGAGCTTCACATGCCCAATAGCAAAGTTAAGAAGCTTTGGAAAGAAGACCag AGACTTGTCAACTTAAAAGTGATCGATCTGTCGCGCTCTACAAATCTAACTGAAGTTCCAAGTCTTTCTGGGAGTCTAAAAATTGTGAACATAAATCTCTGTGGCTGTGAAAGTTTGGTTGAAATTCATGGGTGTTTTCAACATCTTGACAAGCTTACTCGTCTTGATCTTGGAGACTCGATCAGTCTCAATTATCTTCCAAAGATGCCAAGAAATATTAAATACTTGGATTTAGAAGGCAGTGGTATAAAGGAGTTGCCTGAATCAGTGTGGTCTAATGAAAATATTTCTTACTTGAATATAGGTTATTGCTATTACCTTGAGAAACTTCCAAGCAACAGTTGTAAGCTGAAAGTATCTGGTAGTTTTGATCTATATGGCTGCATATCTCTTCGCGAGTTTTCTGAGCTTCCCAGGGATATAACTAAGTTATCATTGGTTCGTTGCAGCAGTCTTGTGAGTCTACCAATCAACATTTGGAAGTTGAAATATCTCAAGGAACTCAATCTCGTTGGGTGCTCTGAACTTGAACATTTCCCAGAGATCTTGGAGCCAATGAAACATTTGGTGTCTCTTCGTTTGGAAGGGACGGCTGTACAAAAGCTTCCTTCGTCATTTGGAAATCTAATTGGGCTTCAAACTTTAGACCTTAGTGGCTGCAAGCACCTTAAGGTTGTCCCAACAAGTATCTACCGTTTAACCAAACTTCAACGTCTCAACTTTAATGCCTGTCGGGAACTTGAAAAATTGCCTTACAG